Proteins encoded together in one Microcebus murinus isolate Inina chromosome 16, M.murinus_Inina_mat1.0, whole genome shotgun sequence window:
- the KCTD15 gene encoding BTB/POZ domain-containing protein KCTD15, giving the protein MPHRKERPSGSSLLAHGSGGTAEGGNMSRLSLTRSPVSPLAAQGIPLPAQLTKSNAPVHIDVGGHMYTSSLATLTKYPDSRISRLFNGTEPIVLDSLKQHYFIDRDGEIFRYVLSFLRTSKLLLPDDFKDFSLLYEEARYYQLQPMVRELERWQQEQEQRRRSRACDCLVVRVTPDLGERIALSGEKALIEEVFPETGDVMCNSVNAGWNQDPTHVIRFPLNGYCRLNSVQVLERLFQRGFSVAASCGGGVDSSQFSEYVLCREERRPQPTPTAVRIKQEPLD; this is encoded by the exons ATGCCTCACCGCAAGGAGCGGCCGAGCGGGTCCTCACTTCTCGCGCACGGCAGCGGCGGCACCGCG GAGGGAGGAAACATGTCCCGGCTGTCTCTCACCCGGTCGCCCGTGTCCCCCCTGGCTGCCCAGGGGATCCCCCTGCCAGCCCAGCTCACCAAGTCCAACGCGCCTGTGCACATCGACGTGGGCGGCCACATGTACACCAGCAGCCTGGCCACGCTCACGAAGTACCCGGACTCCAG GATAAGCCGCCTCTTCAACGGCACCGAGCCCATCGTCCTGGACAGTTTGAAGCAACACTACTTCATCGACCGGGATGGGGAGATTTTCCGCTACGTCCTGAGCTTCCTGCGGACGTCGAAACTGCTGCTCCCGGATGACTTCAAG GACTTCAGCCTGCTGTACGAGGAGGCGCGCTACTACCAGCTGCAGCCCATGGTGCGCGAGCTGGAGCGCtggcagcaggagcaggagcagcggCGCCGCAGCCGGGCCTGCGACTGCCTGGTGGTGCGCGTGACGCCCGACCTGGGGGAGCGGATCGCGCTCAGCGGCGAGAAGGCCCTCATCGAGGAGGTCTTCCCCGAGACGGGGGACGTCATGTGCAACTCGGTCAACGCCGGCTGGAACCAGGACCCCACCCACGTCATCCGCTTCCCGCTCAACGGCTACTGCCGGCTCAACTCGGTGCAG GTCCTGGAGAGGCTGTTCCAGAGGGGTTTCAGCGTGGCCGCGTCCTGTGGGGGCGGCGTGGACTCCTCCCAGTTCAGCGAGTACGTGCTTTGCCGGGAGGAGCGGCGACCGCAGCCCACGCCCACTGCCGTCCGGATAAAGCAGGAGCCCTTGGACTAG